One window of the Candidatus Chryseobacterium colombiense genome contains the following:
- a CDS encoding phage tail protein, translated as MSTYPLVKFAFEVDWGGTKVGFQEVSGLNSEAALIEYRHGASPDFSKIKMPGLKTFSNITLKRGTFKSDNEFFEWFQTIQLNTVERRSITISLLDENGEPAVTWKVKNAFPLKMNPTDLKAEGNEVAIETLEIAHEGLTIENN; from the coding sequence ATGAGTACATATCCATTAGTAAAGTTTGCCTTTGAAGTAGATTGGGGTGGAACAAAAGTAGGATTTCAGGAAGTAAGTGGATTAAATTCCGAAGCCGCTTTAATTGAATACAGACATGGAGCAAGTCCCGATTTCAGCAAGATTAAAATGCCGGGATTGAAAACTTTCAGCAACATTACTTTAAAGAGAGGAACTTTCAAAAGTGATAACGAATTTTTTGAATGGTTCCAGACGATTCAGCTGAATACAGTAGAGAGAAGATCGATTACAATTTCTCTTTTAGACGAAAATGGAGAACCAGCAGTAACGTGGAAAGTAAAAAATGCATTCCCGCTTAAAATGAATCCAACAGATCTGAAAGCAGAAGGTAATGAGGTTGCCATTGAAACGCTGGAAATTGCACACGAAGGATTAACAATCGAAAATAACTAA
- a CDS encoding phage tail sheath C-terminal domain-containing protein: MNYKTPGVYVEEIAKFPPSVAQVETAIPAFIGYTTQGPKNEPTRISSMLEYETLFGKPKDEGGEISISIEDTLVTTTYGNKFGIFKMYYAMQMYFANGGGPCYIVSAGTYPSNGQAQLADLTAGLDTLEKEDEPTLIVFPDAEALTAAGAYQLYNLALDQAEDLKDRFVIMDVLGDVSTFRTAGPSSGTSGERLKYGAAYYPKLETVLSYGFEDKSVKITSYKVKDDSGTLVNVSMPVNQDNLAWLKSKSSDLYNQAKKLIESKKIVLAPSSTMAGVYAKVDATSGVFKAPANVGLNYVVAPIVKISHEDQESLNVDPDAGKSINAIRTFTGKGTLVWGARTLDGNSNEWRYISVRRFFNMVEESVKKATERFVFEPNTANTWIRVQTMIENFLNQQWQDGALAGSKPEEAYYVSVGLNKTMSAQDILEGRMNIEIGMAAVRPAEFIVLRFSHKLQEA, translated from the coding sequence ATGAATTACAAAACACCCGGAGTCTACGTAGAGGAAATTGCAAAATTCCCACCCTCTGTAGCACAAGTAGAAACGGCTATCCCTGCTTTTATTGGATATACAACGCAAGGACCAAAAAATGAACCGACAAGAATCTCTTCTATGCTAGAGTACGAAACACTTTTCGGAAAACCAAAAGATGAAGGTGGAGAAATCTCTATTTCAATTGAAGATACTCTTGTCACTACAACTTACGGAAATAAATTCGGTATTTTCAAAATGTATTATGCTATGCAAATGTATTTTGCAAACGGCGGCGGACCATGTTACATTGTTTCTGCGGGAACTTATCCATCAAACGGGCAGGCACAATTGGCTGATTTAACAGCAGGTCTTGATACATTAGAAAAAGAAGACGAACCAACTCTTATTGTTTTCCCGGACGCTGAAGCTTTAACTGCAGCAGGAGCTTATCAATTATATAATTTAGCTTTAGATCAGGCAGAAGATTTGAAAGACAGATTTGTTATTATGGATGTTCTTGGAGATGTTTCTACATTTAGAACTGCGGGTCCTAGTTCTGGTACAAGTGGTGAGCGTCTAAAATATGGAGCTGCTTATTATCCAAAATTAGAGACAGTTTTAAGCTATGGCTTTGAAGATAAATCTGTTAAAATAACTAGCTATAAAGTAAAAGATGATTCAGGAACTCTTGTAAATGTTTCAATGCCTGTAAATCAAGATAACTTAGCATGGTTAAAATCAAAAAGTTCTGATTTGTATAACCAGGCTAAAAAATTAATTGAATCTAAAAAAATAGTATTGGCTCCATCATCAACAATGGCGGGAGTGTATGCTAAAGTTGATGCTACTTCAGGAGTATTTAAAGCACCGGCTAATGTTGGACTTAATTATGTAGTAGCACCAATAGTAAAAATTTCTCACGAAGATCAGGAAAGTCTTAACGTAGATCCAGATGCTGGAAAATCAATCAATGCGATCAGAACGTTTACGGGAAAAGGAACCTTGGTTTGGGGAGCAAGAACATTAGATGGAAACAGTAACGAATGGAGATATATTTCTGTACGTCGTTTCTTTAACATGGTGGAAGAATCTGTGAAAAAAGCAACAGAACGTTTTGTTTTTGAACCTAATACAGCCAATACATGGATCCGTGTGCAGACTATGATCGAGAATTTCCTGAACCAGCAGTGGCAGGACGGAGCATTGGCAGGAAGCAAGCCTGAAGAAGCTTACTATGTAAGTGTAGGTTTAAACAAAACGATGTCTGCTCAGGATATTCTGGAAGGAAGAATGAACATCGAAATCGGTATGGCAGCAGTACGTCCGGCTGAATTTATTGTGTTACGTTTTTCACACAAATTACAGGAAGCATAA
- a CDS encoding phage tail sheath C-terminal domain-containing protein: MNYKTPGVYVEEKETFPPSVAQVETAIPAFIGYTAEGPKNKPTRISSMLEYEDLFGKANPETFAVVFKDGVATATQTKVSDFKMYYAMQMYFANGGGACYVVSVGDYTDTVSVGTSTTQKTLLYGLELLKKEDEPTLIVFPDLQGLVPSAADIAVAEAAVTVAEDIEDVAAAAKVAAAAVVTAANGGTDVQTTVAAAVAKVNAYPVADASNLIEVAANKAAKAVADAAEIAAAASNATVASVKSAAQAAAAVFNTVSTTATNNAQASANYALDLTEIDATDITAAYSVYNTALNQAELMKDRFVIMDVLGDDDDTFRSEVTASGLKYGATYHPKLKTVLSYDFNEADVLVTGTFGVASLAGLKLVNSDFYNQAKKAIQAKKVVMAPSSTMAGVYAKVDGTSGVWKSPANLGLNFVEAPAVKISDKQQDALNVDPTTGKSINAIRTFTGKGTLVWGARTLDGNSNEWRYISVRRFFNMVEESVKKATERFVFEPNTANTWIRVQTMIENFLNQQWQDGALAGSKPEEAYYVSVGLNKTMSAQDILEGRMNIEIGMAAVRPAEFIVLRFSHKLQEA; the protein is encoded by the coding sequence ATGAATTACAAAACCCCTGGAGTCTATGTGGAGGAGAAGGAAACATTCCCGCCTTCCGTAGCGCAAGTTGAAACGGCTATTCCTGCCTTTATCGGGTATACAGCGGAGGGTCCCAAAAATAAGCCAACGAGAATCTCTTCGATGTTGGAGTATGAAGATCTTTTTGGAAAAGCAAACCCTGAAACTTTTGCTGTAGTTTTCAAAGATGGCGTTGCAACAGCAACACAAACTAAAGTAAGCGATTTCAAAATGTATTACGCTATGCAAATGTATTTTGCGAATGGCGGTGGAGCATGCTATGTCGTATCAGTAGGAGATTATACAGATACAGTAAGTGTAGGAACTTCTACAACACAAAAAACATTATTGTATGGTCTTGAATTATTAAAAAAAGAAGACGAACCGACTCTGATTGTTTTTCCGGATCTTCAAGGCTTAGTTCCTTCTGCTGCTGATATTGCTGTTGCTGAAGCTGCTGTAACAGTTGCTGAAGATATTGAAGATGTAGCTGCTGCTGCAAAAGTTGCTGCCGCCGCTGTAGTTACTGCTGCAAATGGAGGTACTGATGTTCAAACTACTGTTGCAGCTGCGGTTGCTAAAGTTAATGCTTATCCTGTTGCTGATGCTAGTAACCTTATTGAGGTTGCGGCTAATAAGGCTGCTAAGGCTGTTGCTGATGCTGCTGAAATTGCTGCAGCTGCTTCAAATGCTACTGTTGCAAGCGTTAAGAGTGCTGCTCAGGCTGCCGCTGCTGTTTTTAATACAGTGTCTACTACTGCTACAAATAATGCCCAAGCTTCTGCTAATTATGCTTTAGATCTTACTGAAATTGATGCTACTGATATTACTGCGGCTTATTCTGTCTATAACACTGCTTTGAATCAGGCAGAACTTATGAAAGACAGATTTGTTATCATGGATGTTCTTGGAGATGATGATGATACTTTTAGAAGTGAAGTCACTGCTTCAGGCTTAAAATATGGTGCAACCTATCATCCAAAATTAAAAACAGTTTTGAGTTATGATTTTAACGAGGCTGATGTTTTAGTTACGGGTACATTTGGGGTTGCAAGTTTAGCGGGATTGAAATTAGTGAATTCTGATTTTTATAACCAGGCTAAAAAAGCAATTCAGGCTAAAAAAGTAGTAATGGCTCCATCATCAACAATGGCGGGAGTGTATGCTAAAGTTGATGGTACTTCCGGAGTATGGAAATCACCGGCAAACTTAGGACTTAACTTTGTAGAAGCACCTGCAGTTAAAATTTCGGATAAACAACAAGATGCCCTTAATGTAGATCCGACTACAGGAAAATCAATCAATGCGATCAGAACGTTCACAGGAAAAGGAACTTTGGTTTGGGGAGCAAGAACACTGGACGGAAACAGCAACGAATGGAGATATATTTCTGTACGTCGTTTCTTCAACATGGTGGAAGAATCTGTGAAAAAAGCAACAGAACGTTTCGTTTTCGAACCCAATACAGCCAATACATGGATCCGTGTACAGACTATGATCGAGAATTTCCTGAACCAACAGTGGCAGGACGGAGCATTGGCAGGAAGCAAACCTGAAGAAGCTTACTATGTAAGTGTAGGTTTAAACAAAACGATGTCTGCTCAGGATATTCTGGAAGGAAGAATGAACATCGAAATCGGTATGGCAGCAGTACGTCCGGCTGAATTTATTGTGTTACGTTTTTCACACAAATTACAGGAAGCATAA
- a CDS encoding phage tail sheath C-terminal domain-containing protein, with product MLNLKTPGVSVEEITRLPYSVTLADTTIPAFIGYTDFATVGYNKPFKINSFLQYEEYFGKAKKESIQLKDIKDKGVTVVPPPVKFLMYYSLQMYFANGGGPCYIVSVGNYTSAEVQYTDLKTGLDKIENSNESTLLVFPDAISLTNQEQFYTLYNEAIAQAEQVKNRFVILDTYYGNSATLSDNLNTIEYFRNKVTSSSYAAAYFPHLKTILNYTFDESETPINHIGLQSEGQTTADLYAGEIAALDELKRLASEEILNGSADAFVLADLLDQAVAIAEEINEAADDTHGEIPDTKTALTEVIEEAKAVSEAIYDGIIDDFVIPDGTGGNTPAFSEEFDALKAAILNVKDEKGAADGITLKNLESSNSELYNQIKKEIRSLHVVLPPSSAMAGVYGRIDNIRGVWKAPANVSLSYVVAPTEKVSDQDQSDLNIDVLGKSINAIRAFTGKGTLVWGARTLDGKDKKEGDLDNEWKYVHVRRYYDMIEQSIHQALKQFINQPNISYTWLRAKTMLENFLNQQWLDGALAGSTPKEAYHVEVDGNEHEPKTMDVIVKIALVRPAEFIVLNFSHQLQ from the coding sequence ATGTTAAATCTAAAAACACCAGGTGTTTCGGTTGAAGAAATTACAAGACTTCCTTATTCAGTTACATTAGCAGATACAACTATACCGGCATTCATTGGGTATACTGACTTTGCAACTGTTGGCTACAATAAACCCTTCAAAATCAATTCTTTTTTGCAATATGAAGAATATTTTGGAAAAGCCAAAAAAGAAAGTATTCAATTAAAAGATATAAAAGATAAGGGAGTAACTGTGGTGCCACCTCCGGTAAAGTTTTTAATGTATTATTCTTTACAGATGTATTTTGCGAATGGTGGTGGACCGTGTTATATTGTTTCGGTAGGAAATTATACATCGGCGGAAGTTCAATATACCGACTTAAAAACTGGTTTAGATAAGATTGAAAATTCAAATGAATCTACGCTTCTTGTTTTTCCTGATGCCATATCATTGACAAATCAGGAGCAATTCTATACACTTTATAATGAAGCAATAGCTCAGGCTGAACAAGTGAAAAACAGATTTGTCATTCTGGATACTTATTACGGAAACTCTGCAACTTTATCAGATAACCTTAATACAATTGAATACTTTAGAAATAAAGTAACCTCATCCAGCTATGCAGCAGCTTATTTTCCACATTTAAAAACCATATTGAATTATACTTTTGATGAGAGTGAAACACCAATTAATCATATAGGCTTACAAAGCGAAGGACAAACCACTGCTGATCTTTATGCAGGTGAGATTGCTGCTTTAGATGAATTAAAAAGGTTGGCAAGTGAGGAAATCTTAAATGGATCAGCAGATGCATTTGTTCTTGCGGACTTATTAGACCAGGCTGTTGCTATTGCGGAGGAAATTAATGAGGCTGCTGATGATACACATGGCGAAATACCAGATACAAAAACGGCTTTAACAGAGGTAATTGAAGAAGCAAAAGCTGTATCAGAAGCTATATATGACGGAATAATAGACGATTTTGTAATCCCGGATGGTACGGGCGGAAATACACCGGCCTTTAGTGAAGAGTTTGATGCATTAAAAGCTGCGATCCTTAATGTAAAAGACGAAAAAGGAGCTGCAGACGGAATAACACTTAAAAATTTAGAATCATCCAATTCAGAACTTTATAATCAGATAAAAAAAGAAATAAGGTCATTACATGTTGTTTTGCCGCCTTCCTCAGCAATGGCAGGAGTATATGGAAGAATAGACAATATAAGAGGAGTATGGAAAGCACCTGCTAATGTAAGCCTTAGTTATGTAGTGGCTCCGACAGAAAAAGTTTCGGACCAGGACCAGTCCGATCTAAACATAGATGTTTTAGGAAAATCAATTAATGCGATTAGAGCTTTTACAGGAAAAGGTACTTTGGTTTGGGGAGCAAGGACTCTTGATGGAAAAGATAAAAAAGAAGGTGATCTGGATAACGAATGGAAATATGTGCATGTACGCAGGTATTATGATATGATTGAACAATCCATACATCAAGCGCTCAAACAATTCATTAATCAGCCTAATATATCCTACACGTGGTTACGGGCAAAGACAATGTTGGAGAATTTTCTAAATCAACAATGGTTGGATGGTGCTTTGGCAGGAAGTACTCCGAAAGAAGCTTACCATGTTGAAGTGGATGGTAACGAACATGAGCCTAAAACAATGGATGTAATCGTTAAAATAGCACTAGTACGCCCGGCTGAATTTATCGTACTGAACTTTTCACACCAATTACAATAA
- a CDS encoding DUF4255 domain-containing protein — protein sequence MIKEVLMILKNKLNDPAKGLMDDDGEIAVVDDIAKHDDDTSELDNKVVITLLNVEEESTLKNKSWYTRKTISENPPVYDMKKQNPPAYLNLYLMISANRTAYDKALTNISKVIEIFQTNNVLEYIDSNAEKNFKFRIELHSIPFDQLSYIWGLLGGKVMPSVLYKISVIKIEAVDEVPVKLIDTVNIESIKVD from the coding sequence ATGATTAAAGAAGTATTGATGATTTTAAAAAATAAGCTGAATGATCCGGCAAAAGGCTTGATGGATGATGACGGCGAAATTGCAGTTGTTGATGATATAGCAAAACATGATGATGATACCTCGGAGCTTGATAATAAAGTAGTAATTACTTTACTGAACGTAGAGGAAGAGTCAACATTGAAGAACAAATCTTGGTACACAAGAAAAACGATAAGCGAAAATCCTCCTGTGTATGATATGAAAAAGCAGAATCCTCCGGCTTATTTGAACTTATATCTGATGATCTCTGCCAACAGAACTGCCTATGATAAAGCGTTAACAAACATATCAAAAGTTATTGAGATATTCCAGACCAATAATGTATTGGAATATATTGATTCTAACGCAGAGAAAAACTTCAAGTTCAGAATCGAACTGCATTCTATTCCCTTTGATCAGCTAAGTTATATCTGGGGATTATTAGGAGGAAAAGTGATGCCTTCTGTCTTATACAAGATCAGTGTAATCAAAATAGAGGCTGTAGATGAAGTTCCGGTTAAATTAATTGATACAGTAAATATAGAAAGTATTAAAGTCGATTAA
- a CDS encoding contractile injection system tape measure protein, translating to MEQDHIIQKVFVEIAVNNKEKAMSIKEDINSFLSVDVFPQIEKYINALEYKLEGHTLQIPRLELDLNVKSSSLNVELKDKIVQLFEEKLSEMIKPIEILNQEAENDSKAYWISNQEKMVRTFIYFLEKGHMPWWNSEKKGFSFLEPEIFDVMIQSDNFEKSIISVLPKHEVQNRMINQLSNEQIAQICLTILKSKELKISLEPNIISYIAKLNHKNRLIIWSLVLNVISEYLISPKSHLQEYIVQQISKIDAADSLQIKTNRQNLKTVIKIFPFIEEIEILESIKKDVFKNQEKEENSVETIDDHEPETTFDDLGFKEDGHYIQNAGLIILHPFLKTFFEHCDLIHPKTQQLTDPELCAHLLHYIATGKTNAPEYDMIFEKFLCNIPMNQSINRHIKLSRKHKTQVKNLIESVQQNWKPMKKSSGALLQNEFFQRSGKLVVTDHDYTLTVERKTQDILLDKLAWGISFVKLPWKEKFMFVNW from the coding sequence GTGGAACAGGACCATATCATTCAGAAAGTTTTTGTCGAAATTGCAGTCAACAACAAAGAAAAAGCAATGAGTATTAAAGAAGATATCAATAGCTTTTTGTCTGTTGATGTATTTCCACAAATAGAAAAGTATATCAATGCTTTAGAATATAAATTAGAAGGTCATACCTTACAAATTCCCCGGCTGGAATTGGATCTGAATGTAAAAAGTAGTTCATTAAATGTCGAATTGAAAGATAAAATTGTCCAGCTTTTTGAAGAGAAATTATCTGAAATGATAAAGCCTATTGAAATTTTAAATCAAGAAGCAGAAAACGATTCAAAGGCGTATTGGATAAGCAATCAGGAAAAAATGGTTCGGACTTTTATCTATTTTTTAGAAAAAGGACATATGCCTTGGTGGAATTCAGAGAAAAAGGGTTTTTCTTTTTTAGAACCTGAGATTTTTGACGTTATGATTCAGTCCGATAATTTCGAAAAAAGCATAATAAGTGTTTTGCCAAAACACGAAGTTCAAAATCGAATGATCAATCAGCTTTCCAACGAGCAAATTGCGCAAATATGTCTGACAATTCTAAAAAGTAAGGAATTAAAAATAAGCTTGGAGCCTAATATAATAAGCTATATAGCAAAGCTGAATCATAAAAACAGATTGATCATTTGGAGTCTAGTATTAAATGTAATATCAGAATATCTGATCTCACCAAAAAGCCATCTCCAGGAATATATTGTACAACAAATATCAAAAATAGATGCGGCCGATTCCTTACAGATAAAAACTAACCGTCAGAATTTAAAAACTGTAATTAAAATTTTCCCTTTCATTGAAGAAATCGAAATCCTGGAGAGCATTAAAAAAGATGTATTCAAGAATCAGGAAAAAGAAGAAAATTCGGTTGAGACCATTGATGATCATGAACCTGAAACAACTTTTGACGATTTAGGCTTTAAAGAAGATGGACATTATATTCAGAATGCAGGACTTATTATACTACATCCTTTCCTCAAAACCTTTTTTGAACATTGCGATCTTATTCATCCGAAAACCCAGCAACTTACGGATCCTGAATTATGCGCTCATTTATTACATTATATTGCCACCGGAAAAACAAATGCTCCGGAATATGATATGATTTTTGAAAAATTCTTATGCAATATTCCAATGAACCAAAGCATTAATAGGCATATTAAACTATCACGCAAACATAAAACACAAGTTAAAAATCTCATAGAAAGTGTTCAGCAAAACTGGAAACCAATGAAAAAGTCATCTGGAGCCTTATTACAAAATGAATTTTTTCAGCGCTCAGGCAAATTAGTGGTCACAGATCATGATTACACACTCACGGTAGAACGAAAAACACAGGATATTTTGCTTGATAAACTTGCCTGGGGAATAAGTTTTGTTAAACTGCCCTGGAAAGAAAAATTCATGTTTGTGAACTGGTAA